The following coding sequences lie in one Anoplolepis gracilipes chromosome 4, ASM4749672v1, whole genome shotgun sequence genomic window:
- the Smn gene encoding survival motor neuron protein → MLDKMSDENVLFVRGNGSTSGDETLWDDTALIQAYDKAVNLAKEEVAKRIAMDAPSQQMTSKSQNSKHMDHTKKTLKKWSVGSPCRAVYSVDGQVYEAIVSKIHESSGMCTVKFVGYQNSQKVELSSLLESKGLQSQNAQEEDALAQNLNEEAIDSDISTYFSQQNFKEIKDERMDYDIENSTPLKKNFMPEPGHFNRTIDAMPPAPPLPPQLMAKLPETDADALSSMLMSWYISGFHTGYYHGLKQAKINQQKRRNCH, encoded by the exons ATGTTAGATAAAATGTCTGACGAAAATGTGCTGTTTGTGAGGGGAAATGGAAGc acAAGTGGAGATGAAACTCTTTGGGATGATACAGCATTAATACAAGCATATGATAAGGCTGTAAATTTAGCCAAAGAGGAAGTAGCAAAGCGCATTGCTATGGATGCTCCTAGCCAACAGATGACATCGAAATCACAAAATTCTAAACATATGGATCATACAAAGAAGACTCTCAAG AAATGGTCAGTTGGTTCTCCTTGCCGTGCAGTATATTCAGTGGATGGACAAGTTTATGAAGCTATTGTATCAAAGATTCATGAGAGTTCTGGCATGTGCACAGTGAAATTTGTTg GATATCAGAATTCACAAAAAGTAGAACTGAGTTCTCTTTTGGAATCAAAAGGATTGCAAAGTCAAAATGCTCAGGAGGAAGATGCATTAGCACAAAATCTTAATGAAGAGGCTATAGATTCTGACATATCTACCTATTTTTCTCaacaaaatttcaaagaaatcaAAGATGAAAGGATGGATTATGATATAGAGAATTCTAcacctttaaaaaaaaattttatgcctGAACCTGGACATTTTAATAGAACAATAGATGCAATGCCACCTGCGCCACCCTTACCACCACAATTGATGGCTAA GTTACCCGAGACTGATGCAGATGCATTATCCAGTATGTTGATGTCATGGTACATAAGTGGGTTTCATACag GTTATTATCATGGATTAAAACAGGCTAAAATCAATCAACAGAAGAGAAGAAATTGTCACTAG